One region of Gopherus evgoodei ecotype Sinaloan lineage chromosome 16, rGopEvg1_v1.p, whole genome shotgun sequence genomic DNA includes:
- the TLR4 gene encoding toll-like receptor 4, whose protein sequence is MFGREGLSFPTCFVQSLATLFLSQLMASSLNPCVEEITNITYRCMELNLSGVPAEIPPSTQNLDLSFNPLESLTSNYFSAVPALRFLDLTRCHIQTIEDYAFEDLHNLLTLILTANPLWHLGSKAFYSLTSLQKLVAVEDNISSLADLPIGHLQTLQELNVAKNNVDSLKLPKYFSNLTFLQFLSLKSNKISSISIGDLHVLQGEKGRNLTLVLSMNDIKYIQLGSFEGIHLHELSLRACFENTSVMKACIQGLAGLQVNRLVLGEFRNIARVEDFSNGLLDGLCQVQLQEFVFICFQRFDNCTDTLFDCLVNTSTVRLVDIYLNQVSAVPTASRIHQLECRTCKFSEVPALKLSSFKELRVLRITKSKYLTGFRQKFMDLPNLEVLDLSENRLSFIQCCSFYLDETPKLKHLNLSFNSVISMSGGLPLNELVSLDFQHSKLDSLGTVPVFLSLGKLIYLDISYTNTHVESQYTFCGLDSLQVLKMAGNSFKDNNLGDSFTKLTQLLTLDVSSCKLIQVSLSTFSSLGKLQKLNISHNKLLTFDHSAYKPLQALTVLDFSSNQLTVLTEKALESLPSSLVHLDLSYNLLDCSCNHLSFLKWAKEHGELLWSTELMVCNSPEHLKNVSMLNFDLSSCQLSAVLVAVYVGTALTGVVFLFLIYKYYFNLYYGLVLLSGCRRYADRDDTYDAFVIHSSKDIEWVRKELVETLEKGVPPFQLCLHYRDFTPGVPVASNIIHEGFLSSRKVIAVISNHFMESKWCSFEFEIAQSWQFVEGRAGIILIVLEDVDKVLLRRKLGLSRYLKRNTYLEWKDREISRHLFWRQLRTALLDGKTEPGRGGN, encoded by the exons ATGTTCGGGAGAGAAGGTCTCTCCTTTCCAACCTGTTTTGTGCAGTCTCTGGCCACACTTTTCCTGTCGCAGTTAATGGCCAGCAGCCTCAACCCCTGTGTGGAG GAGATCACCAACATAACTTACAGATGCATGGAGTTGAACctctctggagttccagctgaaatCCCACCTTCCACCCAGAACTTGGATCTGAGTTTCAACCCGCTGGAGTCACTGACCTCAAATTATTTCTCAGCAGTCCCTGCACTGAGGTTTCTGGACCTCACTAG GTGTCACATCCAGACAATTGAAGACTATGCTTTTGAGGATCTTCATAACTTGCTCACTTTGATTTTGACTGCAAATCCCCTCTGGCATCTGGGATCAAAAGCCTTCTATAGTTTGACATCTCTGCAGAAGCTGGTAGCTGTGGAAGACAACATATCCTCACTAGCTGACCTGCCCATAGGACACTTACAAACTCTGCAGGAGCTGAATGTGGCCAAGAACAATGTAGACTCTTTGAAGCTCCCCAAATATTTCTCCAACCTGACTTTTCTCCAGTTCCTGAGCCTTAAATCAAACAAGATCTCATCTATCTCCATAGGAGACCTGCATGTTTTGCAAGGAGAGAAGGGGCGCAACCTAACATTAGTGTTGTCTATGAATGATATAAAATACATTCAGCTGGGCTCCTTTGAGGGGATTCATCTTCATGAGCTGTCTCTGAGGGCTTGTTTTGAGAACACCAGTGTTATGAAGGCTTGCATCCAAGGCCTTGCTGGCTTACAGGTCAACAGACTAGTCCTTGGAGAGTTCAGAAACATTGCGAGAGTGGAGGACTTTAGTAATGGGCTCCTGGATGGACTGTGTCAGGTTCAGCTGCAGGAGTTTGTGTTCATTTGCTTCCAGAGGTTTGATAATTGCACAGACACTCTCTTCGACTGCCTGGTCAACACCTCCACTGTTCGGCTGGTGGATATCTACCTCAACCAGGTGTCAGCGGTCCCAACTGCCTCCAGAATACACCAGCTGGAATGCAGGACCTGCAAGTTTAGTGAGGTGCCTGCCCTGAAGCTGTCCTCCTTCAAAGAACTGAGAGTGCTTCGGATCACCAAGAGCAAATACCTCACTGGCTTCCGGCAAAAATTTATGGATCTGCCTAACCTGGAGGTCCTGGATCTAAGTGAGAACCGGCTCAGCTTCATTCAGTGCTGCTCCTTTTACCTGGATGAGACTCCAAAGTTGAAGCACTTGAACTTGAGCTTCAACTCCGTAATCAGCATGTCCGGAGGCTTGCCTCTCAATGAGCTGGTATCTCTGGACTTTCAGCACTCGAAGCTGGATAGTCTTGGCACCGTCCCTGTCTTTCTGTCCCTTGGGAAACTCATCTACCTTGATATTTCCTACACCAACACTCATGTCGAGTCCCAGTATACGTTCTGTGGCTTAGACTCCCTGCAAGTGCTCAAGATGGCTGGCAACTCCTTTAAGGACAACAACCTGGGTGACAGCTTCACGAAACTGACCCAGCTGCTCACCCTGGATGTTTCCAGCTGTAAATTGATACAGGTGTCTCTGAGCACATTTTCTTCCCTTGGTAAATTGCAAAAGCTAAACATCAGCCACAACAAGCTGCTGACCTTTGACCACTCAGCCTACAAGCCTCTCCAGGCCCTCACTGTCCTGGACTTTAGCAGCAACCAGCTGACTGTCTTGACAGAAAAGGCTCTGGAGAGCCTGCCGAGCAGCTTGGTCCACCTGGACCTCTCTTACAACCTGTTGGACTGCTCCTGCAACCACCTAAGTTTCCTGAAGTGGGCTAAGGAGCATGGGGAGCTGCTCTGGAGCACCGAGCTGATGGTCTGCAACAGCCCTGAGCACCTAAAGAATGTGAGTATGCTGAACTTTGACCTCTCCTCCTGTCAACTGAGTGCCGTTCTGGTGGCCGTCTATGTGGGCACGGCCCTCACTGGAGTTGTGTTCTTGTTCCTCATTTACAAATACTACTTCAACCTGTACTATGGGCTGGTGCTGCTCAGCGGGTGCAGGCGGTACGCAGACAGGGACGACACCTACGACGCCTTTGTCATCCACTCCAGCAAGGACATTGAGTGGGTGAGAAAGGAACTGGTCGAGACCTTGGAGAAGGGAGTGCCCCCCTTCCAACTCTGCCTCCATTACCGGGACTTCACACCAGGGGTGCCTGTTGCCTCCAACATCATCCACGAAGGGTTCCTGAGCAGCAGGAAAGTCATCGCCGTCATCTCCAACCACTTCATGGAGAGCAAGTGGTGCAGCTTTGAGTTTGAGATCGCCCAGTCCTGGCAGTTCGtggagggcagagctggcatcatCCTGATTGTCCTAGAGGATGTGGATAAGGTGCTGCTGAGACGCAAGCTGGGGCTGTCCCGCTACCTGAAGAGGAACACCTACCTTGAGTGGAAGGACAGGGAAATAAGCAGGCACCTCTTCTGGAGGCAGCTGAGAACAGCCTTGCTAGATGGCAAAACAGAACCAGGAAGGGGGGGAAACTAA